The Heptranchias perlo isolate sHepPer1 chromosome 31, sHepPer1.hap1, whole genome shotgun sequence genomic interval CGCACGCCCAAGATCCTGGAATGTAAGCACACCTTCTGCCTGGAGTGCCTGGCCCGGATGAGCCTGGCGACAGTGCCAGAGATGGACCCGGGCATGTCCTGCCCCCTGTGCCGCCACCTAACACCCCTTGGCGCCGGGCAGCTGGTGACCGGCCTGCGCACCAACGCCCAGGTCCTCGGCCGCATGAGGCTGCAGCCGCTCCACGTCTTCCTGGACCGCGGGCGCCTCTTCTACAAGGGTCCGGGCAAGGCCAGCTTCCTGCTGCGCAGACCCACCGTCTACACCCTGAGCCTGGACATGGAGCGAGAGGGCGGGCTCCCGCTGCCCA includes:
- the LOC137300380 gene encoding E3 ubiquitin-protein ligase RNF183-like, whose product is MTPEGNGSECECAICWNPYDNAFRTPKILECKHTFCLECLARMSLATVPEMDPGMSCPLCRHLTPLGAGQLVTGLRTNAQVLGRMRLQPLHVFLDRGRLFYKGPGKASFLLRRPTVYTLSLDMEREGGLPLPTQTAPALEERLPQNTMWKCCQSPPCRTVTYIMIVMFGITVILIISLFWTKKILWDLG